The Cryomorphaceae bacterium 1068 genome window below encodes:
- a CDS encoding DUF4249 domain-containing protein, translating into MKRTLYKNLFLFLAATAILSSCQDVVELDLPEGDEFLVVEGWITNENRPHDVILTTTAAYFDEADPAPVSGANVFIRDNEGMETLLTETSPGVYTYPDSGTVGKAYQLEIVLENGKRYLSSFEEIFEPVPILDIQWQLSEDEPDVDDGENIDDIYDVLIFTIEPAGLGDNYRWRSILNGEEAREPFDIFVTDDQFVDGNPIPDFNVTDELYSQFDTVVIIQERISRDAREFLQLLQTQTAFVGGPFDPPPSPIRGNIENVNDPDDIALGFFGASGRDRATIVVGVE; encoded by the coding sequence ATGAAACGAACTTTATATAAAAACCTCTTTTTGTTTTTGGCCGCTACAGCAATACTAAGCTCTTGCCAAGATGTTGTAGAACTCGACTTGCCCGAAGGCGATGAATTCTTAGTCGTAGAAGGTTGGATTACCAATGAAAATCGGCCGCATGATGTTATTCTCACCACTACGGCCGCCTATTTTGACGAAGCCGATCCCGCGCCCGTGTCCGGAGCCAATGTCTTTATCCGCGACAATGAAGGAATGGAAACTCTATTGACGGAAACAAGCCCGGGCGTTTATACTTATCCCGATTCGGGAACTGTTGGTAAAGCCTACCAACTGGAGATTGTCTTAGAAAATGGAAAACGCTACTTGTCTTCTTTCGAGGAAATTTTCGAGCCTGTTCCGATTCTAGATATCCAATGGCAGCTATCGGAAGATGAACCCGATGTAGATGACGGTGAAAATATCGATGATATTTACGATGTCCTTATCTTTACCATAGAGCCTGCCGGTCTTGGTGACAACTACCGCTGGCGTTCTATTCTGAACGGAGAAGAAGCGCGTGAACCGTTCGATATTTTTGTTACTGATGACCAATTCGTAGACGGAAATCCAATTCCTGATTTTAACGTGACGGATGAACTTTACTCTCAGTTTGATACAGTTGTGATCATTCAAGAACGCATCTCGCGTGACGCACGCGAATTCTTACAATTGTTGCAAACGCAGACAGCCTTTGTGGGTGGACCTTTCGATCCTCCTCCTTCACCCATTCGAGGAAACATTGAAAATGTGAATGATCCTGATGATATAGCGCTGGGCTTTTTCGGAGCTTCAGGAAGAGATAGGGCCACGATTGTGGTGGGAGTGGAGTGA